One Bacteroidota bacterium genomic window carries:
- a CDS encoding RNA-directed DNA polymerase, whose product MKKIGNIYGNICTLDNLRLADKKAQRGKSKQYGVGIHKKNAEANLLSLQHLLLSKTYKTSPYTTFIVNEGKEREVFRLPYFPDRICHHAIMNVLEPIFKSVFTADTYSCIRGKGIHNAFYTIRRALTDEPGTRYCLKLDIKKFYPSINHDVLKALLRHKFKDNDLLYLLDEIIDSAPGLPIGNYLSQYLANFYLCYFDHWLKEKKGVKYYFRYADDIVILADNKPYLHTLLADIRQYLTENLKLEVKSNYQVFPVASRSLDFIGYKFYHTHTLVRKSIKQNFARKLAKGANPQTIASYNGWLTHADCINLYNELMRKFSDLNIIIENKSFTGEKIAIKKILNKEISVVAYKIGGSKYTDKGTGKCLHLQITLNGDKRVVFTGSSTLMQQIEKVPADAFPFTTKIIENEDRYEFT is encoded by the coding sequence ATGAAAAAGATAGGCAACATATACGGTAATATTTGCACGCTCGATAACCTTCGTTTAGCTGATAAAAAGGCGCAACGAGGCAAAAGCAAACAATATGGGGTTGGCATTCATAAAAAGAATGCCGAGGCCAATTTGCTGAGCCTGCAACATCTTTTATTGTCTAAAACCTACAAAACATCACCGTACACTACTTTTATTGTAAACGAGGGCAAAGAGCGCGAGGTATTTAGGTTGCCTTATTTCCCCGACCGGATTTGCCACCACGCTATTATGAATGTGTTGGAGCCTATTTTCAAATCGGTATTTACAGCCGATACATATAGCTGCATCAGGGGCAAGGGCATACACAATGCTTTTTATACCATTCGCCGTGCCCTTACAGATGAACCCGGCACCCGGTATTGCCTAAAGCTGGATATTAAAAAATTCTATCCCAGCATCAACCACGATGTATTAAAGGCTTTGTTGAGGCACAAGTTTAAGGATAACGATTTGTTATACCTGTTGGATGAAATAATAGATAGCGCGCCCGGTTTGCCCATCGGAAATTACTTATCACAGTACCTTGCCAACTTCTACCTTTGCTATTTTGACCATTGGTTAAAGGAAAAAAAGGGCGTGAAATATTACTTTCGATACGCGGATGATATAGTAATACTTGCCGACAATAAACCCTACCTGCATACCCTACTGGCTGATATACGCCAATACCTTACCGAAAACCTGAAATTGGAAGTTAAAAGTAACTATCAGGTGTTCCCTGTTGCAAGCCGTAGCCTTGATTTTATCGGGTATAAGTTTTACCATACCCATACGCTGGTACGCAAAAGCATTAAGCAAAATTTTGCCCGCAAGCTGGCCAAAGGAGCCAACCCACAAACAATAGCATCCTATAACGGGTGGCTTACCCATGCAGATTGCATTAACCTATACAATGAACTTATGAGAAAGTTTAGTGACCTGAACATAATTATTGAAAATAAGAGTTTCACAGGCGAGAAAATCGCTATAAAGAAAATACTTAACAAAGAAATATCGGTAGTGGCCTATAAAATAGGAGGCTCAAAATACACAGACAAAGGCACGGGTAAATGCCTTCACCTTCAAATAACCCTCAATGGCGATAAGCGGGTGGTGTTTACAGGCTCATCAACCCTGATGCAGCAAATTGAGAAAGTGCCCGCCGACGCATTTCCTTTTACCACAAAAATTATTGAAAACGAAGACAGATACGAATTTACCTAA
- a CDS encoding DUF3164 family protein: protein MSNVTLANLSAEDKAALLKEMEAEQQAEKDKKQQYKAIVDSTVGDVFDKLTQAANQLSDAKTLAYNELKALLETKQEVYDVKNGQKTHTFTTQDGRYRIIIGVKMLTRWDGTESAGVEKVKQYITSLAKDENSANLTELVMNLLNPDKAGNLNPNRVMQLVKLKEKINNPLFADGVDIIMAAYAPVESKPFIEAYERDASGEYKNVELRFAQLAIPQKGVCE, encoded by the coding sequence ATGAGCAACGTAACACTGGCCAATTTATCAGCTGAAGATAAGGCCGCACTTTTAAAAGAAATGGAGGCAGAGCAGCAGGCCGAAAAAGACAAGAAGCAGCAATACAAAGCTATTGTAGATAGCACTGTGGGAGATGTGTTTGATAAGCTGACGCAGGCCGCTAACCAGCTATCAGATGCCAAAACACTTGCGTACAATGAACTAAAAGCCCTGTTGGAAACTAAGCAGGAGGTGTATGATGTTAAGAACGGACAGAAAACACACACCTTCACCACCCAGGATGGCAGGTACCGCATAATCATTGGGGTGAAGATGCTAACACGCTGGGATGGTACTGAAAGTGCCGGGGTAGAGAAAGTGAAACAATACATCACCAGCTTGGCAAAGGATGAGAATAGTGCCAATTTAACTGAACTGGTAATGAACCTGCTGAACCCCGATAAAGCGGGCAACCTTAACCCCAACCGCGTAATGCAGCTTGTAAAACTAAAAGAAAAGATAAACAACCCCCTGTTTGCGGATGGTGTGGACATCATTATGGCCGCTTATGCGCCTGTAGAAAGCAAGCCTTTTATAGAAGCCTATGAGCGCGATGCAAGCGGCGAATACAAAAACGTGGAGTTGCGCTTTGCGCAATTGGCCATACCGCAGAAAGGAGTTTGTGAATAA
- a CDS encoding ATP-dependent serine protease: protein MSTKERIPRALTAKNVIEQEFELLPLKGAWHDAFGEPERTGVWLAWGNSGSGKGSFMIQLAKMLSEYGDVFIDDLEEGGRHTFKVNALRYGLSSAQGKVLVRKEDMATLDARLSKPRSPEIVIINTVQYMHVNTKWYRQFAEKYARKKLLVFFSQADGKRPKGTLADDIKYDADLKIWVEGFKAFSNGRTWGATKEYTIWEEGAAEYWGQQEIEQ from the coding sequence ATGAGCACCAAAGAACGCATACCCCGCGCCCTTACCGCCAAAAACGTAATAGAGCAGGAGTTTGAACTTTTACCGCTCAAGGGGGCTTGGCACGATGCCTTTGGTGAGCCGGAGCGTACAGGTGTATGGCTGGCGTGGGGAAACAGCGGCAGCGGCAAGGGTAGTTTTATGATACAGCTTGCCAAAATGCTGAGCGAATATGGCGATGTATTTATTGATGATTTGGAAGAGGGGGGCAGGCACACCTTTAAGGTAAATGCGCTGCGGTACGGGCTAAGCAGTGCGCAGGGCAAAGTGCTGGTGCGCAAGGAAGATATGGCCACATTGGATGCACGATTAAGCAAGCCCCGCAGCCCTGAAATAGTGATAATAAACACCGTGCAGTATATGCACGTAAACACCAAGTGGTACAGGCAGTTTGCAGAAAAATACGCCCGTAAAAAGCTACTGGTATTTTTTAGCCAAGCCGACGGAAAACGGCCAAAGGGCACACTGGCAGACGATATAAAATACGATGCTGATTTGAAAATATGGGTAGAAGGCTTTAAGGCGTTCAGCAACGGGCGCACGTGGGGCGCAACAAAAGAATACACCATTTGGGAAGAGGGGGCGGCTGAGTATTGGGGCCAACAAGAAATTGAACAATAA
- a CDS encoding ATP-binding protein: MNIEFKQTVVKALLGQRDKFTGSDAAFATQWALSKSIYSRMKNGETERILTDAEWLRLARELGITAGQTRWKMAKTKVFEAIHNDVVFCQQHSKSLVFVDDCAIGKTYTAKYLAKTLTNCFYMDCSQSKGKVQFIRALAKTIGLDSKGKIYDVKQSIKDWLNYLPNPVVLLDEFGDVEYTAFLEFKELYNATEGRCGYYLMGAEGFRAKIRRGINNEKVGFREIFSRLGDKFMSIVPIDRNDRLKFYQQLITDVLSVNMADKTKLNELVKTCLASDANGEIGGLRRAETLLLANTGGQA, translated from the coding sequence ATGAATATAGAATTTAAACAAACCGTAGTAAAAGCCCTTTTGGGGCAGCGCGATAAGTTTACGGGCAGCGATGCTGCTTTTGCCACACAGTGGGCACTTAGCAAAAGTATTTATAGTCGCATGAAAAACGGCGAAACTGAGCGCATACTTACCGATGCCGAGTGGCTTAGGCTTGCCCGCGAGTTGGGTATAACCGCCGGGCAAACCCGTTGGAAAATGGCAAAAACAAAGGTGTTTGAGGCGATACACAACGATGTGGTGTTTTGCCAGCAGCATAGCAAAAGCCTTGTGTTTGTGGATGATTGCGCGATAGGGAAAACATACACTGCAAAATACCTCGCCAAAACCCTCACCAATTGCTTTTACATGGACTGCTCGCAATCAAAAGGCAAAGTACAGTTTATACGCGCCCTTGCCAAAACAATAGGCTTAGATAGCAAAGGCAAGATATACGATGTAAAACAAAGCATAAAAGACTGGCTGAATTACCTGCCCAACCCTGTTGTGTTGCTGGATGAGTTTGGCGATGTAGAATATACTGCCTTTTTAGAGTTTAAAGAACTGTACAACGCTACCGAAGGCCGCTGCGGGTACTACCTGATGGGTGCCGAAGGCTTCCGCGCTAAAATACGCAGGGGTATTAATAACGAAAAGGTGGGTTTCAGGGAGATTTTCAGCAGGCTGGGCGACAAGTTTATGAGCATTGTGCCCATTGACCGCAACGACCGTTTGAAGTTTTACCAACAGCTGATAACCGATGTACTGAGCGTAAACATGGCCGACAAAACCAAGCTGAACGAGCTGGTAAAAACCTGCCTTGCCAGCGATGCAAATGGTGAGATTGGCGGCCTTCGCAGGGCTGAAACTTTGCTGCTTGCAAACACGGGAGGGCAGGCATGA
- a CDS encoding helix-turn-helix transcriptional regulator — translation MGIKENLIEVRKALNLSATDFAKAIDTTPANYGHIEAGRQKPTIEYLQRISERFKVSYRFLIDGQGLMFLETSENKQMGYNTPSSEITVAADPPAVYHNLKGIPLVPIEAFAGKGAGDFVVMDKDVLDNYYIPEFKKADFIIPVRGESMMPTYNSGDLVACKKQSKDAFIVWGSIYVLDTVNGVLIKRIHKGVSLSTWILRSDNAVFEDILIQPDTDVYNIARVLGGIRSEG, via the coding sequence ATGGGCATTAAAGAAAATCTAATAGAAGTTCGTAAAGCACTTAATCTAAGCGCCACTGATTTCGCTAAGGCTATTGATACTACACCAGCGAATTACGGTCATATTGAAGCGGGAAGGCAAAAACCAACTATAGAATATCTACAAAGAATTTCTGAACGATTTAAGGTTTCCTATAGATTTTTAATTGATGGGCAAGGGTTGATGTTTTTAGAAACATCTGAAAATAAACAGATGGGTTATAACACCCCCAGTAGTGAAATAACGGTAGCAGCAGATCCGCCTGCTGTATATCACAACCTAAAAGGCATACCTTTAGTGCCTATTGAGGCTTTTGCGGGTAAGGGTGCCGGTGATTTTGTTGTGATGGATAAAGATGTTTTAGATAATTACTACATCCCTGAGTTTAAAAAGGCAGATTTTATAATACCTGTTCGTGGCGAAAGTATGATGCCCACCTATAATTCGGGCGATTTGGTGGCCTGTAAAAAACAAAGCAAAGATGCTTTTATTGTATGGGGTAGTATTTATGTGCTTGATACGGTGAATGGTGTGCTGATAAAACGCATACACAAGGGTGTAAGTTTATCCACTTGGATACTGCGCAGTGATAATGCTGTTTTTGAAGATATTCTTATACAGCCTGATACGGATGTTTACAATATAGCCCGCGTTTTAGGAGGCATACGCTCAGAAGGTTAA